A stretch of Passer domesticus isolate bPasDom1 chromosome 23, bPasDom1.hap1, whole genome shotgun sequence DNA encodes these proteins:
- the CHEK1 gene encoding serine/threonine-protein kinase Chk1 produces the protein MAVPFVEDWDLVQTLGEGAYGEVQLAVNRRTEEAVAVKIVDMKRAAECPENIKKEICINKMLNHENVVRFYGHRREGATQYLFLEYCRGGELFDRIEPDVGMPEPEAQRFFQQLIAGVVYLHSIGITHRDLKPENLLLDERDNLKISDFGLATVFRHNGRERLLNKMCGTLPYVAPELLRRPEFRAEPVDVWACGVVLTAMLAGELPWDQPSDSCQEYSDWKEKKTYLPPWKKIDSAPLALLHKILTESPTARITIPDIQKDRWYSRPLKKDVKRARLSSGGVTDSPGGFSKHIRSDTDFSPVKGALGEDKASYSTSQPEPGTGGMPWESGTGSIDQLVQGFSFSQPACPEHMLVNSQLLGTPGSSQSPWQRLVKRMTRFFTKLDADGSYRALKEVCEKMGYGWKMSCTNQVTISTTDRRNNKLIFKVNLVEMESRILVDFRLSKGDGLEFKRHFLKIKAKLSDIVSTQKVWLPGT, from the exons ATGGCGGTGCCCTTCGTGGAGGACTGGGACCTGGTGCAGACGCTGGGCGAAGGCGCCTACGGCGA GGTGCAGCTGGCCGTGAACCGCCGCACTGAGGAGGCCGTGGCCGTGAAAATCGTGGACATGAAGCGCGCGGCCGAGTGCCCCGAGAACATCAAGAAGGAAATCTGCATCAACAAGATGCTGAACCACGAGAACGTCGTCCGGTTCTACGGGCACCGGCGGGAGGGGGCCACGCAGTACCTGTTCCTGGAGTACTGCCGCGGCGGAGAGCTCTTCGACCGCATCG AGCCGGATGTCGGGATGCCAGAGCCAGAGGCGCAGCGGTTCTTCCAGCAGCTGATTGCCGGCGTG GTGTACCTGCACAGCATTGGCATCACCCACCGGGACCTGAAGCCGGAGAACCTGCTGCTGGACGAGCGAG ACAACCTGAAGATCTCGGATTTCGGCCTGGCCACGGTGTTCCGGCACAACGGGCGGGAGCGGCTGCTGAACAAGATGTGTGGGACCCTGCCCTACGTGGCCCCCGAGCTGCTGCGGCGCCCCGAGTTCCGCGCAGAGCCCGTCGACGTCTGGGCCTGCGGCGTGGTGCTGACCGCCATGCTGGCCGGag agctgccttggGACCAGCCTAGCGACAGCTGCCAGGAGTACAGTgactggaaggagaagaaaacctACCTCCCACCTTGGAAGAAGATTGATTCCGCTCCCTTGG cactgctgcacaaGATCCTCACGGAGAGCCCGACAGCGAGGATCACCATTCCTGACATCCAGAAGGACCGGTGGTACAGCAGACCCCTCAAAAAGG ATGTCAAGCGGGCTCGGCTCTCCTCGGGGGGGGTCACCGACTCCCCTGGAGGCTTCTCCAAGCACATCCGATCCGATACAGACTTCTCCCCCGTGAAGGGAGCGCTGGG TGAGGACAAGGCAAGCTATTCCACGTCACAGCCGGAGCCCGGCACGGGCGGGATGCCCTGGGAGAGTGGCACGGGAAGCATCGACCAGCTGGTGCAGGGCTTCAGCTTCTCGCAGCCCGCCTGCCCCGAGCACATGCTGGTCAACAGCCAACTCCTGGGCACCCCAGGCTCCTCCCAg AGCCCGTGGCAGCGGCTGGTGAAGCGGATGACGCGGTTCTTCACCAAGCTGGACGCCGACGGCTCTTACCGCGCGCTGAAGGAGGTGTGTGAGAAGATGGGATACGGCTGGAAGATGAGCTGCACCAACCAG GTCACCATCTCGACCACAGACAGGAGGAACAACAAACTCATCTTCAAGGTGAACCTGGTGGAGATGGAGAGCAGGATTTTGGTGGATTTTCGCCTCTCCAAG GGCGACGGCCTGGAGTTCAAGAGGCATTTCCTGAAGATCAAGGCCAAGCTCAGCGACATTGTCAGCACCCAGAAGGTCTGGCTGCCCGGCACCTGA